The sequence below is a genomic window from Aureispira sp. CCB-E.
CTACTAAGCAAAAGTACATCTTTTTTAATTATCATACAAAGTATATTAGTAGGTTAACTTTTTCGTTCGGTTGTATTATTTTTTGTGTAATTTTTTTTCTGCAGCAAAATACGTATAATATGGAATTACTTATTCAACACTCATGAAATGGTAACACAACTAGGTGTTAAATATATAACGAAAGATTAACTTCATTCATTCATTCAAAGTTCCAAAAAATGCAAAAAATTCTTCTTCTTCGTTTCAGCTCTATTGGCGACATTGTCCTAACTAGTCCTGTTGTTCGCTGTTTAAAAACACAGTTACCAAACGTTGAGATTCATTTTTTGACCAAAAAGACGTTTACTTCCATTCTCGACGCCAATCCGTACATTGATCAGGTACATACCTTTGATAAAGACACACAACCTCTCAAACAAGTCGTCAAAGCACTACAAAAAGAACAATACACACTACTCATTGATTTACACAAAAATCTTAGATCTTGGTATGTTGCTCGCCAATTAGGGATCAAAACCATAGCGTTCAATAAATTAAATCTTCAGAAATGGCTGCTAACGCAATTTAAGATAGATAAAATGCCCCACCTTCATATTGTAGATCGTTATTTGGATACTGTTCGAGAATTAAATATTAAGAACGATGACAAGGGCTTAGATTACCACATTCCACCTCAAGATTATATTGATTTAACAACACTCGACCAACGTTTAACCGATCAGACCTTTATTGTCTTTGTGATTGGTGCTGCCCATGCCACCAAACGCTTGCCTGCTTCCAAAATTAAGTCCATCTGCCAAATGCTATCCAAAGAACTAATTGTTCTCATTGGCGGCAAAGGAGATCGTGAAGCTGCCCAAATTATTGAAACAGCAGGAAATCAGGTGATCAATGCCTGTGGCCAATTCAACTTACATCAATCGGCATCTATTGTAGACCGAGCCAAAGTAGTTATTGCTCATGATACGGGTTTCATGCACATTGCTGCTGCATTAAAGCGTCCCATTGTTTCTATTTGGGGCAATACCGTTCCCAAATTTGGCATGTATCCTTACTTGCCTAGTAATGGTCCTAAATTTACCATCATAGAGCAACCGACGCTCACTTGCCGCCCTTGTTCCAAAATTGGTCACCCGCAATGCCCCAAAGGACATTTCAATTGCATGAATCAACTCGATGGAGCGACTATTGTGGAGGCTGTTTTAGATATTCTGGACAACAACTAAGTCTACTGTATCTCAGTCAAAAAGGTTGTTTCACTTCAATACCACACAATATACAAACCAATACACTATATTTTGAAAAAGCACTAAAAACACGTTGTTTGATTTCTTTATTCGATGTCAAAAGAATTCACTTATTCCTGTAAAAAATAGTTTGAAAGTATCAACTTTTCTTGTTTTTTGGACGTTTTATAATTAGTTTTGCATTCTTATTTAATCACTTATCCATAATATTCTAATAATGGCTATTTATATCACTGATGAATGCATCAATTGTGGTGCTTGCGAACCAGAATGCCCCAACAACGCCATCTATGATGGAGGCGTAGAATGGGCTTATGCAGATGGTACAGGTGCAACGGGCATGTTTCAACTTGTTGATGGACAGGAAGTAGATGCGCATAAAATGAATGCACCGGTTGAAGAAGATTTCTACTATATCGTAACTGATAAGTGTACAGAATGTGTTGGTTTTCACGAAGAACCACAATGTGCAGCAGTTTGCCCTGTTGATTGTTGTGTTCCTGACGAAAATCATGTAGAATCAGAAGAAAGATTGCTAAAGAAAAAGGCGATTCTACACGTTTAATTTGCAATTGCTTTACCCCTTTTTATAAAGAAGTCATTCTGGATTCGTTCAGAGTGACTTTTATTTTTGGGCTTACCCAACCAACATTTGCTCCTCCTTTTATTGAAGTTATCTTACCATTCATTGAAAACTGGTCGTCCTAATAAACAATAAATAATTTTTTTAGTCTATACTTGTGAACATTAAAGGACAAATATAGGTTTCATCCTAAACCTAACCCAACCTCTATTACTATAACCATAACCAAATCGTTTAGATTGAACATAAATCATGAATAAAATATTTCGAAAAATTAGTGTTGTTATTGGATTTGTCATTCTTGTTGGAGGTGTTTACTTTGCCTCTCAAGTTGGAAATTCAAGTGCTAACAAAACGAAGAAAACCAATACAGAATCTGCTGGTATGGCTACCGCTAAAACAAATTATGTTTATACCATGAAGGCAGCCAATGAAACCCTTTCATCTGAAGTCGTTATAAGTGGAAAAGTTGTTCCTCGCCAAAAAATTGACTTATACTCTGAGGTTACAGGTACCATAAAAAAAGCAGGGAAAGAGTTTAGAGAAGGCATTTTCTTTAAAGCCAAAGAATTGATGTTAACGCTAGACGATACAGAAGCTCAATTAGAACTCCAAGCTGCCAAAAGTCAATTGTACAGTTCTATTATCAGCATTTTACCTGACTTGGAAAATGACTATTCAGAAAATTTTGAAGCATGGCGAGCTTATGTAGATAATTTTGATCTCAAACAACCTATCAAAGAATTGCCAAAAACCAAAAATGCTAGAGAAAAGCTTTACATAGGAGGTCGTAACATCGAAAATCAATACATCAATATCAAACGTCAAGAATATCGGTTGACCAAATACAAAATTTATGCTCCTTTTGATGGCGTTCTTAGCAATGCTTCCACGTATGAGGGGGCATTGGTTCGTAGTGGTCAAAAACTAGGGGAACTAACGCACCCTTCTCGCTACGAATTGGAAGCAACCGTTTCT
It includes:
- a CDS encoding glycosyltransferase family 9 protein codes for the protein MQKILLLRFSSIGDIVLTSPVVRCLKTQLPNVEIHFLTKKTFTSILDANPYIDQVHTFDKDTQPLKQVVKALQKEQYTLLIDLHKNLRSWYVARQLGIKTIAFNKLNLQKWLLTQFKIDKMPHLHIVDRYLDTVRELNIKNDDKGLDYHIPPQDYIDLTTLDQRLTDQTFIVFVIGAAHATKRLPASKIKSICQMLSKELIVLIGGKGDREAAQIIETAGNQVINACGQFNLHQSASIVDRAKVVIAHDTGFMHIAAALKRPIVSIWGNTVPKFGMYPYLPSNGPKFTIIEQPTLTCRPCSKIGHPQCPKGHFNCMNQLDGATIVEAVLDILDNN
- a CDS encoding 4Fe-4S binding protein; protein product: MAIYITDECINCGACEPECPNNAIYDGGVEWAYADGTGATGMFQLVDGQEVDAHKMNAPVEEDFYYIVTDKCTECVGFHEEPQCAAVCPVDCCVPDENHVESEERLLKKKAILHV
- a CDS encoding efflux RND transporter periplasmic adaptor subunit, with translation MNKIFRKISVVIGFVILVGGVYFASQVGNSSANKTKKTNTESAGMATAKTNYVYTMKAANETLSSEVVISGKVVPRQKIDLYSEVTGTIKKAGKEFREGIFFKAKELMLTLDDTEAQLELQAAKSQLYSSIISILPDLENDYSENFEAWRAYVDNFDLKQPIKELPKTKNAREKLYIGGRNIENQYINIKRQEYRLTKYKIYAPFDGVLSNASTYEGALVRSGQKLGELTHPSRYELEATVSLYDVQFFKKGNKVNLYSEATNETWSGTVNRFGKTIEEKTQTQKVFITINSSQLNEGMFLNGKITTKSLDNVVALPRKLLINNNKVYVVKEGKLDLQQIEVVKVDNNQMYVRGVEDGTELLAQSVLGAYQGMPVQVIQ